TAAAAGCTGTAAATCATAAATTTTACGAGATCATAAGGTATCAAACTAAATTATGCCTTATGGATGTCGAGTCTAATATGGAGAACAAAGAAGATCTCAAAAAACTTCAGCGAATAGCAGAAAAAATATCTGGTCATGAAAATTAAGAGATTGGTTTTACTTTTTTGCTTTCTGATATGCCTTTCAAATTTAAGTCCAGCTCAGGAAGTGGTGGTGGATTCTTTAAATTACAATGGCACTCCAAGGAAAATAAGAATATATCTACCATCACAGAACATAGATTTTTCAAAATCTAAGATTATCTATATGCTTGATGCTCAAAATCTCTTTGACGATGAAACAAGCTACGCAGGAGAATGGGAGGTAGACGAAGCTATTGACAACAATATAAATGTGAATCAAAAACCAGTTGTCGTAGGAATTGATCATGGTAATGCTGAGCGTATCAATGAACTCACTCCTTACGCACATAAAAAGTATGGTGGAGGAAAAGCAGAAGAATTCCTAGTTTTTCTCATCAATGAAGTAATGCCCCACATAGAACGCAAATTTCAATTTCAACACTCAAGAATAAATACCGTAATTGCAGGGAGTTCCCTGGGTGGATTATTTGCACATTACGCACTATTTTCTGAACCTAAAGTATTTAGTGCTGCTGGTGTATTCTCTCCTTCTTATTGGTTCTCAGATAAGATATATCGGCTCTCCAAGGATACAATAATCACCCTACCCACTTTTATATACCTAAGTGGTGGAGATTCAGAGAGTGAAAAGCTTGTCCAAGAAATGAGGTCCATGCAGTCTCTTTTAGATACAAAAGAGAATATGACTACCAAAATAACGATAATTCCAGGTGGAGAACATAATGAAAAACAATGGAGAGAGTCATTTCCCTCTTTTCTAGAAACCTTGGAGATTAAGAATTGAGCCGTTCCCAGATCTGTGTTCTGTATAAAAAAAGAACGTAACCTCTTACATTAAGTTTGTTGGGATCATTTTCATCTAACCAAATTTTACATTTATAGGTTTTCCCTTTTTCAGGGTCTAAAATGGTTCCATTTTCATATTCATCTCCATCTTTTTCTAAACCCCACATAATTTCTAAACCGATAATAGGTTGATCTTTGAATTTACCTTCGCAATTTTGACAGATAGGATTCTGAGGAGCCTCTGAATCAATAACCTTCAGAACTTTACCGTAATATTTATCGCCTTTTTTATAGATCTCCATATGAGATTTGACCTTGCCAGTTTTATCATCAATGGTTTTCCAAACTCCTACTACAGAATTCTGAGCATGGACATATATAGAGCTAAAGATCAGAAAGAATAGAACAAAGTGTCTTTTCATTTTTTCTTCTAAAGGTAAATGAAGAAAGCTAAAATATGCTTAAACAAATAAAAAACCACAGCAAGCTGTGGTTTTTACTCAATAATTGAACGTGAAAGAGTACTACTTCACGATAAGCTTTTTAGTAGTGCTTGCACTACCATCAGAAACATTCATAAGATAAACACCACTTTTTAATGTGCTGATATCAATTCTTTGTTGGAAAACAGAGCTGTTGTCAAAACTTCTATTGAGGACTTGTTTAGCCAAAATATCATGAATCGTGATATTTATCTTAGATCCGCTCAACTGTCCATTCATTGCTACGTTCACAAAATTATTTGCTGGGTTCGGATAGATTTTCACCGTTTCCAAAGTATCAGTTGAAGTCGAAAGAGTTCCTGGGTCAGCACCTTGAATGATTAAACTGAATTCTTGTGATCCAAAACGTAAACTACTACCTTTATGATCAACTGTTATCGAATAAGAACCAGCTGGAGCATCAATCTCTACAATCTCAATATTGTCAACATCGTTAACACCTTTTGTAGCAGCTGCAGTAAAATTATTAACATTAAGTTTCCATGGGAAAAAATCTACACCATTACTATCAGTGAGTTTAATATCTAAATCGTTTACCAAGGCAGGTGTTGGATCATCTTCAGGAGCGGAATTTGTATTACCAAAAGGGTCAGTCCAAGAAAGCGCAACTTTTAACTTTGATTGGTTTGAAACAACATTTCTAGTAAAAGTTGCACCAGATGTCAACTCCTCCTCTTGAATCAATGTAGAGCTACCTTCGTTAAGAAGAACTTGAGCAGCAGCTTCCACATCCATAAGCCCCCACCCGAAACGATAATCTGGACCAGCAGCGTTACCAGCTTCCTTAGTTGAGCTTAAAACTAATCCTTTCATACTAGCTGATCTCAGGACTTGAGAAGGATTAAGATCATCATATAAATCGTGTAAAAGAGCAATTCCACCAGAGACCATAGGAGTAGCCATTGATGTACCATTCAGAGTCCCGTAGGCAGTATCTGATGTAGCGATTGGACTTGTCACGTTAACTCCAACTGCAACAATATCAGGTTTTATACGACCGTCATCTGCAGGACCCCATGAGCTAAAAGTTGACATAGTCACATCGCTCGGATTAGTATAATTCAATTCTTGTTCTACTGCTCCCACCGTGATAACATTTTTGGCAATAGCCTTATCTGTTATCAAATCATAACCTGAATCACTAGTATTGAAACCATCTCCTCTATCATTTCCAGCAGCAACAACCGGTAAGAAAAACGGATTAAAATAAGTTATGATATCAAACCCTCTAGCATCAGAGTCGTATTTACCAGTCAGATATACCAAATTATTTTGAAGCACTAATCCGTAGCTATGATTACTTAGAATCATTCCGGCTTCAGCTTCAGGTCTAATCTCACCTGTATCGTCTTGTAAATCATAACTTCTAAGCGTCCCCTCATAAGCTACGCCTCTCCGAGATGATGTGGTTGTTCCATCTCCTATAATAGTTCCACCAACATGTGTTGCGTGATTGTCAAGAATTCTTGAAAATTCCAATAAAGTTACTCTCGATAATAAATCAGTATGAGTAGACCTCACATCTCCACCATCCCAAATCCCTACAACAATACCATTGCCAGTAGCATTTACGCCTAGTGATCCCCCAGGATAGAGTTTCTGTGCTTCAATAGTTCTGACTCCAGGTAGATTATAAATAGAGACATATTTAGGATCGCCACTTTGAGTCACATCTTCTAGAACCACAAGATTCCCCTTCTCATCTCTATATTTAACAGGTACATTATTTACCTGGAGA
This genomic interval from Nonlabens spongiae contains the following:
- a CDS encoding alpha/beta hydrolase, encoding MKIKRLVLLFCFLICLSNLSPAQEVVVDSLNYNGTPRKIRIYLPSQNIDFSKSKIIYMLDAQNLFDDETSYAGEWEVDEAIDNNINVNQKPVVVGIDHGNAERINELTPYAHKKYGGGKAEEFLVFLINEVMPHIERKFQFQHSRINTVIAGSSLGGLFAHYALFSEPKVFSAAGVFSPSYWFSDKIYRLSKDTIITLPTFIYLSGGDSESEKLVQEMRSMQSLLDTKENMTTKITIIPGGEHNEKQWRESFPSFLETLEIKN
- a CDS encoding DUF2147 domain-containing protein produces the protein MKRHFVLFFLIFSSIYVHAQNSVVGVWKTIDDKTGKVKSHMEIYKKGDKYYGKVLKVIDSEAPQNPICQNCEGKFKDQPIIGLEIMWGLEKDGDEYENGTILDPEKGKTYKCKIWLDENDPNKLNVRGYVLFLYRTQIWERLNS
- a CDS encoding S8 family serine peptidase is translated as MKLKYLIAGLLLTASTASVLGQSEAQRKYISNNTNSKFQDLARQELNRYNEERLARIDAYLQVNNVPVKYRDEKGNLVVLEDVTQSGDPKYVSIYNLPGVRTIEAQKLYPGGSLGVNATGNGIVVGIWDGGDVRSTHTDLLSRVTLLEFSRILDNHATHVGGTIIGDGTTTSSRRGVAYEGTLRSYDLQDDTGEIRPEAEAGMILSNHSYGLVLQNNLVYLTGKYDSDARGFDIITYFNPFFLPVVAAGNDRGDGFNTSDSGYDLITDKAIAKNVITVGAVEQELNYTNPSDVTMSTFSSWGPADDGRIKPDIVAVGVNVTSPIATSDTAYGTLNGTSMATPMVSGGIALLHDLYDDLNPSQVLRSASMKGLVLSSTKEAGNAAGPDYRFGWGLMDVEAAAQVLLNEGSSTLIQEEELTSGATFTRNVVSNQSKLKVALSWTDPFGNTNSAPEDDPTPALVNDLDIKLTDSNGVDFFPWKLNVNNFTAAATKGVNDVDNIEIVEIDAPAGSYSITVDHKGSSLRFGSQEFSLIIQGADPGTLSTSTDTLETVKIYPNPANNFVNVAMNGQLSGSKINITIHDILAKQVLNRSFDNSSVFQQRIDISTLKSGVYLMNVSDGSASTTKKLIVK